One genomic window of Candidatus Latescibacter sp. includes the following:
- the larE gene encoding ATP-dependent sacrificial sulfur transferase LarE, translated as MENKLDCLKDILAGMESVLVAYSGGVDSTFLLKVASDVLGAKALAVIGDSSTLPSEEKQQALEIAEKLNVRYQVIESREISNPDFAMNSKDRCYWCKSELFSKLREIADREHIKFVVDGSNADDRSDYRPGTRAAREYGVRSPLQEAGLTKDEIRKFSRDMGLPTWDKPSMACLSSRIPYGEEITEDKLDKVEKAERILKSLGFKQVRVRHYNETARLEVAESDIPRLAEPDLRKKIVAGLKAVGYRYIALDLEGYRTGSMNP; from the coding sequence ATGGAAAATAAACTCGACTGTTTGAAAGATATCCTGGCCGGAATGGAGAGTGTTCTGGTAGCCTACTCCGGGGGCGTGGACAGCACCTTTCTCCTCAAGGTTGCATCCGATGTGCTGGGCGCCAAAGCCCTGGCGGTGATCGGAGATTCCAGCACCCTGCCCTCCGAAGAAAAACAGCAGGCTCTCGAAATCGCCGAAAAACTGAACGTGCGATACCAGGTCATCGAAAGCCGTGAGATATCGAATCCCGACTTTGCCATGAACAGCAAAGATCGATGTTACTGGTGCAAGAGCGAACTGTTTTCCAAACTCAGGGAAATCGCGGACCGTGAGCACATCAAGTTTGTTGTGGATGGCAGCAACGCCGACGACCGGAGTGATTACCGGCCGGGCACCCGTGCTGCAAGAGAGTACGGAGTCCGGAGTCCGCTTCAGGAAGCCGGACTTACCAAAGATGAAATAAGAAAATTCTCTCGTGACATGGGGCTTCCCACCTGGGACAAGCCTTCCATGGCCTGTCTGTCGTCACGGATTCCCTATGGCGAGGAGATCACCGAGGATAAACTCGATAAGGTCGAGAAAGCGGAGCGGATACTCAAGTCATTGGGATTTAAACAGGTACGGGTCAGGCATTACAACGAAACCGCCCGGCTGGAGGTGGCTGAATCCGACATCCCCCGCCTTGCCGAGCCGGATCTGCGGAAAAAAATTGTGGCAGGGCTGAAAGCGGTAGGCTATCGGTATATCGCCCTGGATCTGGAAGGGTATAGAACCGGGAGCATGAATCCGTGA